Genomic window (Xenopus laevis strain J_2021 chromosome 3S, Xenopus_laevis_v10.1, whole genome shotgun sequence):
GTTTAGTTGAACTACTCCTTCAAACAATGtggcttacaaaaaaaaaaaaaatctcacagcTAAGCAATGTGTAGGCTAAGGGAAAGGGGATAACAGTCAGACAGCTTTTAATTGAATCCCAATGTACAAAGCTGCTTCAAAGCACATGGTTGCAACACTTCTTACTCATCCTTCAGTAATACCAATTCCTTCAgctatttttacattaaaaatactaaattgactttactttgcaaaaaaaaaaaaaaaaccgtagaTAATCCCAACCCAAAACACATAGTAACCAACACAAAGCAatagtttaaaaaacattttgcttacAAATGCCCTTTTAATGTTGAGAAAATGTTTTAATCACCTACATATAGAATATATCTAAAGGTATATCGAATaaggtaaaataaaaacctttggcTATatcaaaaataaggaaaaaaaaggtaTTAGAATACCTTAATTAAATGAAGTGATTAAACTGCTCAATTTTAAGTATAAATGCGATACCTTTCAGTCTAACACAAATCTGTTTCATTGAATTGCTCCAAATACAAACAAATGTTACTGTATAGACTACTTTGCACAACTTTATGCAAGGCCCATTCCACAAAAACCAAAATGCACGGAACTACACTGTGTGACTGTGTATCAGACATGTTTTCGATGCTCTAAATGGCCTATGGCACACAGAGCAAAATTgttaaatatgaatgaattaaCTAAACACTTTtgacattaataaataaggtttaaCTGTCAAGTACTAATCAGTGGCCAGCCACTGACTTTGACACTTCCTATTTTAAGCAAGGCCAATTACAAATACCAAAAAGGTATAAAACCTTAAAGCATTGTCCCCATTGTTTAACAATTTCATGATTACATAAAAATACACCTGTTGcacaatgtatttaaaataatctGAGCAATTAAAAATGGTACAAATCCGAGTTGCTGCTTTGTATGCATAAGGCTCAGCAAGGTGTTGTCGATGTAAGATGTCCAGTAAATCAGCTGACCAACTTTGGCAACACTGTCCTCTGCTGTATATTTCCATTGGCATCAGTCATCTGGGTCAGATTAGTTCTTAACTTTGCAGCTGAGCCTGATGTTGGAGGTAATTTAGAAATCGATGTTATAGCACCAGTGCTTTCTGTTATTCTTTTAGAAGAGATCTTTTCTCCAGTTGGAGGCTTTGGCAATCGCCTCCTTAACCAATGATGTCGCAGTGCTTGGCTAGGTGTCATTCGGAGAGAAGGATCCCATTCTAAACATTGTGTCAAGAAATCAAGAAACAGGGGATCATCACAGCCCTTCAAAGCAGTCACCCAGTCTCTACTTCCAGGGGGGCCTCTTGGTTTTCCTCTTCGTGAGCGACCACCATTTAATACCACAGAACCATCAGGCAGACTTGTAACAGTGCAATAGCGTGGGTAACCTTTGGAGCTAACAAAATTTTTACCCCTTTTTGAAGCATCGAGAAGCTTTTGGGAAGGCATATCCAGTAACTCAATCATACATGCCAGCTGATCACCTTCATCTTCTCCAGGTAAAAGTGGATAGCCAGTCAACAATTCTGCAAGAATACAACCCAAGCTCCACATATCAATAGGCATCCCGTAGCGACCACCAAGAATAACTTCTGGTGCCCGGTAGAAACGTGATTGTATGTACGTATATACGCGCTGGTGCTCATAACAACTGGAACCAAAATCTATAACTTTAATGCCACTTCTGCCCTGTTGTTTCAACAGAATGTTTTCAGGTTTAAGGTCACAGTGGATTATTCTATTTTTGTGCAAAGCATCCAAGCACTGCAAAATTGAGTGAGCAAACTTGCGAACTAAAGGCAAGCTAAAGCCCTGAAATTTGTTCTTCTTGATCAGCTCATAGAGATTCATACTCAATAATTCAAATGTCATACAGATATGGTTGCGGAATGTGAAGTTCTCCAGCATGTGAATGACATTCATATTGTTGTCTTTGTCTTGTTTCTTCAGGTGTTCTAGAATTCTGATTTCCTCTGCAGCCTGCCGATGAAAGCGCTTTTCATTCCTTACCATCTTTAACGCCACATGCTGATGAAGTTTATGATCATAAGCTTTAACAACTTGTCCAAAACTTCCTTTTCCAATAACCTTCAGAACTTCATACCTGTAGGCAACATGATCGTGCGGCACTTGTACATAGGAGCCCTGATCATCATCATAGCCACCATTGTTTGAGCCACCAATTACACCTTGTCGTTTCTTAGCATTTGGACCCAAAAAGTAAATTTCAGGGTAATTAAAGATTTCATGGTGCTCAAAAGCAGTCAACTTTTGCATGTATTGCTTCATTGCTTGTTCAGGAGTTAATGAAGAAGACTTCAACTTGGTTATGCCCTCTGCTGATTTTAAAGAGCTAGAGCTTCCTTGTCTCCTATGAGTGCTTTCAAGCTGCCTCTCTGTAACAACAGGTAAAGTAGATTTGCCAACAGCTGTATGCCCATTTGGTTGTGTTGTCAGAACAGTTCTTTTGTTGCTGTTCTCTTCAAACAGTTGTTGCACCTGTATCTGTCCATGACTGGAGACATGTAGATGTTCATTCATTGTGTGCTTATTGCCTCCagtctgaaaggaaaaaaaattgtaaattagaacaaaaatatgaaataaataatctGAAAATATATTCTGGACTGGATCATTCCTCTTAGTATGGAAATTTAATGAACAGTGACACAACACCATACAAGGACAGCATGTAATATTTTTCCAGTCTCACAGTATATACTGAATACTTTCTAAGCGGAACCCAGACTTCCATACTGTTATAGGACAGGCTGATATATTCATAAGCTTAGCACTTAGTGAGCCACACAGCAGCCACCACTCAGTGACTGGTTTATCAACATCCCCCATCCCTTCTGCTAAACGGATGTGGCATTAGCCAGACCACATGAGTAGGTCTGACAAGCTGGGACAGCAACATCCCCAGAGAGACAGGCTTTGTTCCCATTAGTGATGTCAACTATGAGGGTCTGAGTTGCTTAATATTATCAACATGCACATTTTGATATCATACAGCACCAACTTATTCTGCAATACATTGCAATATAGCACAACAAGACAAGTCAAACTCACTCATTTTAATCTTTAGTGCTTggcaaaagtccatcaagtt
Coding sequences:
- the LOC108713158 gene encoding dual specificity tyrosine-phosphorylation-regulated kinase 2 isoform X2, whose protein sequence is MNEHLHVSSHGQIQVQQLFEENSNKRTVLTTQPNGHTAVGKSTLPVVTERQLESTHRRQGSSSSLKSAEGITKLKSSSLTPEQAMKQYMQKLTAFEHHEIFNYPEIYFLGPNAKKRQGVIGGSNNGGYDDDQGSYVQVPHDHVAYRYEVLKVIGKGSFGQVVKAYDHKLHQHVALKMVRNEKRFHRQAAEEIRILEHLKKQDKDNNMNVIHMLENFTFRNHICMTFELLSMNLYELIKKNKFQGFSLPLVRKFAHSILQCLDALHKNRIIHCDLKPENILLKQQGRSGIKVIDFGSSCYEHQRVYTYIQSRFYRAPEVILGGRYGMPIDMWSLGCILAELLTGYPLLPGEDEGDQLACMIELLDMPSQKLLDASKRGKNFVSSKGYPRYCTVTSLPDGSVVLNGGRSRRGKPRGPPGSRDWVTALKGCDDPLFLDFLTQCLEWDPSLRMTPSQALRHHWLRRRLPKPPTGEKISSKRITESTGAITSISKLPPTSGSAAKLRTNLTQMTDANGNIQQRTVLPKLVS
- the LOC108713158 gene encoding dual specificity tyrosine-phosphorylation-regulated kinase 2 isoform X1, giving the protein MLLDANVIYREKHKNIRRYFIPEKVATLICNPVWDYHDVQLEPGHHLLYHCHLSEPAIQHIGQIIGINRNKCARYSQADSQTLAMLVSISSLWSGAEENSRAVSQYITGGNKHTMNEHLHVSSHGQIQVQQLFEENSNKRTVLTTQPNGHTAVGKSTLPVVTERQLESTHRRQGSSSSLKSAEGITKLKSSSLTPEQAMKQYMQKLTAFEHHEIFNYPEIYFLGPNAKKRQGVIGGSNNGGYDDDQGSYVQVPHDHVAYRYEVLKVIGKGSFGQVVKAYDHKLHQHVALKMVRNEKRFHRQAAEEIRILEHLKKQDKDNNMNVIHMLENFTFRNHICMTFELLSMNLYELIKKNKFQGFSLPLVRKFAHSILQCLDALHKNRIIHCDLKPENILLKQQGRSGIKVIDFGSSCYEHQRVYTYIQSRFYRAPEVILGGRYGMPIDMWSLGCILAELLTGYPLLPGEDEGDQLACMIELLDMPSQKLLDASKRGKNFVSSKGYPRYCTVTSLPDGSVVLNGGRSRRGKPRGPPGSRDWVTALKGCDDPLFLDFLTQCLEWDPSLRMTPSQALRHHWLRRRLPKPPTGEKISSKRITESTGAITSISKLPPTSGSAAKLRTNLTQMTDANGNIQQRTVLPKLVS